A region from the Drosophila ananassae strain 14024-0371.13 chromosome 2L, ASM1763931v2, whole genome shotgun sequence genome encodes:
- the LOC6498939 gene encoding uncharacterized protein YdcI, producing MSTRPRRAAAAKPKLVVELSDSEEDVEVVENDDYKPPEAKSRRIDRAAEALAGTSTRRRWPTKTTAAEPAATAPKRKRAKKSKEDENSCPNETNPENQEEAPPAPTPPPRPVTQTDGAAASTTTGRSSFWERRKVWNIHELLAETENIQPQAARNIVQLFENENTIPFICRYRRDLVDHIAPDRLRDIRNTYTEIVDLRKKAENIVTQLERENVLNPEIRDELMCAKTNEELEFLYAPYKPASKGTLAERAKALGLEEYADRLLYGTAPKVELASIVDRENEALSSEALVMSGICNIIIHNMSKNTNVLEELRRLQNVHRVFLKCSKTKEAATSKANSSKSSSGKGSSSIADKKLDSSKFENYFNFQGDIKTIKPHQMLAINRGEKHKFLSVKLETNDYLKRDLMRFINDQYMTEGLHYPLRREVFTKSVEECYSKKLQPLMCRQIRADLKEKAQKAAIDVFAKNLKQLLLMSPLKGERILSIDPGYTNGCKLAVISETADVLETGVIYPQGARSNKHGAEKTLVNLLNKHNCQIIALGNGTACRETEHWLTDMFHAGTLDSQRIRYSIVNENGASVYSCSDVASKEFPDMDTNERSAVSIARRLNDPLSEYVKIEPRHLGVGMYQHDVSEKILTESLKDVVSECVSYVGVDLNTASLSVLKHIAGLSEKKAEKIIEHRLKKGPFQTRKDLLSVRTIGEKSFVQCAGFVRIEPLSVGGKLQNPLDCTWVHPESYKVAESILSECDLKLSDIGKAGFIARIKEFAGSKTKLEKIAKQHKLPMERLDFLMVALQRELLQDYRADLDKRPLFKQGLTRLDELSIGDVVTGAVTNVTQFGAFVDVGVERDGLIHKSHMNNSELSIGDRIVASVVKVDLQRRQLGLRLENMLMETDTSFTFKTEE from the exons ATGTCCACGCGACCCCGacgagctgctgctgccaaaCCGAAGCTGGTAGTGGAGCTATCTGATTCAGAGGAGGACGTGGAGGTCGTGGAGAACGATGATTACAAGCCACCAGAGGCCAAAAGTCGCCGCATCGATAGGGCAGCAGAAGCTTTGGCAGGCAC atcaacaaggagacgGTGGCCCACAAAAACTACAGCTGCCGAGCCTGCCGCGACGGCGCCCAAGAGAAAACGGGCTAAGAAGTCAAAGGAAGATGAGAACTCATGTCCCAATGAAACCAATCCGGAGAACCAGGAAGAGGCACCACCAGCCCCAACGCCGCCACCACGGCCTGTGACGCAAACGGATGGAGCAGCTGCTAGTACAACTACTGGACGCAGTTCCTTCTGGGAGCGGAGGAAGGTGTGGAACATACACGAGCTCTTGGCAGAGACGGAGAATATTCAGCCCCAGGCAGCTCGCAATATTGTGCAGCTCTTCGAGAATGAGAACACCATTCCATTTATCTGCCG ttaCCGACGTGATCTTGTAGATCATATAGCTCCGGATCGCTTGCGAGACATTCGTAATACCTACACGGAAATAGTGGATCTGAGAAAAAAGGCTGAGAATATTGTCACCCAGTTGGAGCGCGAAAATGTTTTGAATCCTGAGATTCGTGATGAGCTGATGTGTGCCAAGACCAATGAGGAGCTGGAGTTTCTCTACGCCCCCTACAAGCCGGCCAGCAAAGGCACTTTAGCGGAGCGGGCCAAAGCTCTTGGCCTGGAGGAGTACGCCGATCGTCTGCTATATGGCACGGCTCCGAAAGTTGAACTTGCTTCAATAGTCGATCGAGAAAATGAGGCGCTTTCCTCAGAAGCCTTGGTGATGAGTGGAATCTGTAACATAATAATACATAATATGAGCAAGAATACCAATGTTTTGGAGGAATTGAGGCGATT ACAAAACGTCCATCGAGTGTTCCTTAAGTGCAGCAAGACCAAGGAGGCTGCGACCTCAAAGGCAAATTCAAGCAAATCATCTAGCGGCAAAGGAAGCAGTAGCATTGCCGATAAGAAGCTAGATAGCTCCAAGTTTGAGAACTATTTCAACTTTCAAGGAGACATAAAGACCATAAAGCCACACCAGATGCTAGCCATTAATCGAGGGGAGAAGCACAAGTTCCTGTCTGTGAAATTGGAGACGAATGATTACCTAAAACGCGATCTAATGCGCTTTATAAACGATCAATATATGACTGAGGGTCTACACTATCCATTAAGACGGGAGGTTTTCACTAAATCCGTGGAAGAGTGCTACTCTAAAAAAT TGCAACCATTGATGTGCCGTCAAATCCGGGCTGACCTCAAGGAAAAGGCCCAGAAGGCAGCTATTGATGTGTTCGCCAAGAACCTTAAGCAGTTGCTACTGATGTCGCCGCTTAAGGGAGAACGTATCCTGAGCATCGACCCAGGGTATACCAATGGCTGTAAACTGGCGGTGATATCTGAGACAGCCGATGTTCTGGAGACAGGGGTCATCTATCCACAAGGGGCCAGGTCTAATAAGCACGGTGCAGAAAAGACACTAGTTAATTTACTCAACAAACACAA CTGTCAGATTATTGCCCTCGGGAATGGCACTGCCTGTCGGGAAACTGAGCATTGGCTGACGGATATGTTCCATGCCGGTACCTTGGATAGCCAGCGGATCCGCTACAGTATCGTGAATGAGAACGGGGCATCTGTTTACTCTTGTAGCGACGTGGCTAGCAAGGAGTTTCCCGATATGGACACCAACGAGCGAAGTGCAG TTTCCATTGCACGCCGTTTAAATGATCCGTTGAGCGAGTACGTAAAAATAGAACCTCGTCATCTTGGTGTTGGAATGTATCAGCACGATGTTTCGGAAAAGATACTAACCGAGTCCCTAAAAGACGTCGTCTCAGAGTGCGTGAGCTATGTCGGCGTGGACTTGAACACTGCGAGCCTGAGTGTGTTAAA GCACATTGCTGGCTTGTCGGAAAAGAAGGCTGAAAAAATCATTGAACACCGGCTGAAAAAAGGACCATTTCAGACCCGTAAGGATTTGCTTTCCGTCCGCACCATTGGCGAGAAATCTTTCGTGCAATGCGCCGGGTTCGTTCGCATCGAACCGCTCAGCGTTGGAGGCAAATTGCAGAACCCACTCGACTGCACTTGGGTTCATCCCGAGAGCTATAAAGTAGCAGAGAG TATCCTGAGTGAATGTGATTTGAAGCTGTCGGATATTGGCAAAGCTGGCTTCATAGCTCGGATCAAGGAGTTTGCCGGCTCCAAGACGAAGTTGGAAAAGATTGCCAAGCAGCACAAGTTGCCCATGGAAAGG TTGGACTTTCTAATGGTGGCATTGCAACGGGAACTACTACAAGATTACCGGGCAGATCTGGACAAGCGACCACTTTTTAAGCAGGGACTGACCAGGCTAGACGAGCTCAGCATTGGAGATGTAGTAACAG GAGCTGTGACCAATGTTACCCAGTTCGGTGCTTTCGTGGACGTCGGAGTGGAGCGCGATGGCTTGATACACAAGAGCCACATGAACAACAGCGAGCTCAGCATCGGCGACAGGATTGTGGCATCGGTGGTCAAGGTGGACCTGCAGCGAAGGCAACTGGGCCTGCGATTGGAAAATATGCTAATGGAGACGGACACATCCTTTACCTTTAAAACGGAAGAGTAA
- the LOC6501628 gene encoding uncharacterized protein LOC6501628 produces the protein MIKKLKRELLEKYHYPPKHPPPKVKYVACGKKALYPHKVGHHTPCWSHPITVPAEARYGVCWEYPPERYKRRPLPPPCRGTTLPVELLQPTFEHCKNIYTRYDAQLEKCVHEQTLALDRQLSSLRHQLAQAKAQQIEKVKMMRYQGVRYRLLIGGSFGTKIYPEYLSRMTEERALCEFQRAYNFVNQSNTDLTSSFLEVRESMKELELRLSRLDRTPNSPFLIELETVLQTLEDLNTFFFGVIVKLKTWAELMDPMKEHSIEDYLALLSKETDFKTFMSAGMENCTCKRCGKTDPLKPYLPCWCQPLESSDDCSETVPKQPDPGCLLITNFKFTESDSEFVKETSTTSLLVKEAEKKAKKAQPDQSD, from the exons ATGATCAAGAAGCTGAAAAGGGAGCTCTTAGAGAAGTATCATTATCCGCCGAAGCACCCACCGCCAAAGGTCAAGTATGTAGCCTGTGGGAAAAAGGCTCTTTACCCCCATAAAGTGGGTCATCATACACCGTGCTGGAGCCATCCGATCACAGTGCCAGCCGAGGCCCGCTATGGCGTTTGCTGGGAGTACCCGCCGGAGCGGTACAAGCGCCGTCCGCTACCACCGCCTTGCCGCGGCACCACCTTGCCCGTGGAGTTGCTGCAGCCCACCTTCGAACACTGTAAGAACATCTACACCCGGTACGATGCCCAGTTGGAAAAGTGCGTTCACGAGCAGACCCTGGCACTCGACAGACAGCTGAGTTCTCTGAGACACCAACTGGCCCAAGCCAAGGCCCAGCAAATCGAGAAAGTCAAGATGATGCGCTACCAAGGCGTACGCTATCGGCTTTTAATTGGTGGCTCCTTTGGCACCAAAATTTATCCCGAATACCTTAGCCGAATGACCGAGGAGCGTGCCCTCTGCGAGTTCCAGCGAGCTTACAATTTCGTCAATCAATCAAA CACCGACTTGACCAGCTCGTTTCTGGAGGTGCGTGAATCCATGAAGGAACTGGAACTGCGATTGAGCAGGCTGGATCGAACTCCCAACAGCCCATTCCTGATCGAGCTGGAAACGGTCCTACAGACGCTTGAAGATCTCAACACATTTTTCTTTGGTGTGATTGTCAAGCTGAAGACCTGGGCCGAGCTCATGGACCCCATGAAGGAGCACTCTATCGAGGACTACCTGGCCTTACTAAGCAAAGAGACCGATTTCAAGACGTTCATGAGTGCTGGCATGGAGAACTGCACGTGTAAGCGGTGTGGCAAGACGGATCCCCTAAAGCCGTATCTACCCTGCTGGTGTCAACCGCTGGAGTCCAGTGATGATTGTAGCGAGACCGTACCAAAGCAGCCGGATCCAGGGTGTCTGCTGATTACAAATTTCAAATTCACGGAGAGCGATTCAGAATTTGTGAAGGAAACGAGCACTACCTCTTTGCTTGTTAAAGAGGCTGAGAAGAAGGCCAAAAAGGCTCAACCAGATCAGTCGGATTAG